From the genome of Trueperaceae bacterium, one region includes:
- a CDS encoding ABC transporter ATP-binding protein, translating to MSVSITIENAVKRYGDAVIIPDLSLRIREGEFFTLLGPSGCGKTTLLRMIAGFNSIEGGDFYFNTTRINDLDPARRNIGMVFQNYAIFPHMTVRANITFGLRNRKLPPDEIAARTDEFLSLVRIAEYQDRLPERLSGGQQQRVALARALAIHPDVLLMDEPLSNLDAKLRLEMREAIKEIQRSVGITTVYVTHDQEEAMAVSDRIAVMNGGVIRQIGTPRALYQRPADLFVATFIGHTNVLRGELYRSGPEAGVSVAGARVPLTTLADDAGPQSVKVSIRPEEFYIAAPGTGVLQGTVERSVFLGLNTHYHVRLPSGESIEIVQESVMEDPTERAGVVYLGIKAEKINVFDESGAASLMAAGTAV from the coding sequence ATGAGCGTCAGCATCACCATCGAGAACGCCGTTAAGCGCTACGGCGATGCGGTGATCATCCCGGATCTCTCGCTGCGGATCCGCGAGGGGGAGTTCTTCACGCTGCTCGGGCCGAGCGGCTGTGGCAAGACGACCCTGCTAAGGATGATCGCGGGGTTCAACTCCATCGAGGGCGGCGACTTCTACTTCAACACCACCCGCATCAACGACCTCGACCCCGCCAGGCGGAACATCGGGATGGTGTTCCAGAACTACGCTATCTTCCCGCACATGACGGTGCGGGCCAACATCACCTTCGGGCTGCGGAACCGCAAGCTGCCGCCAGACGAGATCGCGGCGCGCACGGACGAGTTCCTCTCCCTGGTGCGCATCGCCGAGTACCAGGACCGCCTGCCAGAGCGCCTGTCCGGCGGCCAACAGCAGCGGGTCGCGCTCGCCAGGGCCTTGGCCATCCATCCCGACGTGCTCCTCATGGACGAGCCGCTCTCCAACCTCGACGCCAAGCTCCGCCTGGAGATGCGCGAGGCGATAAAGGAGATCCAGCGGAGCGTCGGCATCACGACCGTCTACGTCACGCACGACCAGGAGGAGGCCATGGCGGTCTCCGATCGCATCGCCGTGATGAACGGCGGGGTCATCAGGCAGATCGGCACTCCAAGGGCGCTCTACCAACGACCGGCCGACCTCTTCGTGGCCACCTTCATCGGCCACACCAACGTCCTGCGGGGCGAGCTCTATAGGAGCGGCCCCGAGGCCGGCGTCTCGGTCGCGGGCGCGCGCGTTCCGTTGACGACCCTCGCCGACGACGCGGGACCGCAGAGCGTGAAGGTCTCCATCCGGCCCGAGGAGTTCTACATCGCCGCGCCCGGCACCGGCGTCCTCCAGGGGACGGTCGAGCGCAGCGTGTTCCTGGGGCTCAACACGCACTACCACGTGCGGCTGCCTTCGGGCGAGTCGATCGAGATCGTCCAGGAGTCGGTCATGGAGGACCCGACCGAACGGGCGGGGGTCGTGTACCTTGGCATCAAGGCCGAGAAGATCAACGTCTTCGACGAGTCGGGCGCCGCTTCGTTGATGGCCGCCGGTACGGCCGTATGA
- a CDS encoding iron ABC transporter permease: protein MTRSPKRLELWHLVSIGILAVYVLFLVYPLLGMLKDSVLGADGAFSLRYFQRFFSERYYLNTVLNSFKLSFATMCFALLVGIPLAYLYNFYVIRGRSIVQVLIVLSSMSAPFVGAYAWILLLGRSGLITRFLRNSIGIEIPTIYGFNGVVLVLTLQLYPLVFLYVSGALRNVDRSLLEASQSLGTSNLKRFFRIVLPLCMTSILASALLVFMRAMADFGTPLVIGEGYRTFPVEIYKQYVGETSQNYSFAAAISVVAIAITAIVFLLQKLAANRFSFKMNAMNRIEPKRAKPLASVLIHAFTYLVVTVSMLPQAYLAYSSFRKTNVFGNFVAGYSFDSYREAWRYVSKALPTTLLIGGLSLVVVVLMSILIAYMVVRRRSVLNNTIDTMSMLPYIIPGSVVGIALALAFSSRPLVLTGTVLIMVVAMCIRRSPYTIRSSVAILQQIPVATEEAAISLGASKLKTFFRITTPMMANGIIAGAILSWVTILTELSASIMLYSAKTQTLTLTIYVLVSRGVDGPASAVATILMLFTVLSLALFMLFSKNRDLAL from the coding sequence ATGACCCGCTCGCCCAAGCGGCTGGAGCTGTGGCACCTCGTCAGCATCGGCATCCTGGCCGTTTACGTGCTGTTCCTCGTCTACCCGCTCCTAGGGATGCTGAAGGACTCCGTGCTCGGCGCCGACGGCGCCTTCTCGCTGCGCTACTTCCAGCGCTTCTTCAGCGAGCGCTACTACCTGAACACCGTGCTGAACAGCTTCAAGCTGTCCTTCGCCACGATGTGCTTCGCACTGCTCGTCGGCATCCCGCTCGCATATCTCTATAACTTCTACGTCATCAGGGGCCGCTCGATCGTCCAGGTGCTGATCGTCCTGAGCTCCATGTCCGCCCCGTTCGTCGGCGCCTACGCCTGGATCCTGCTGCTCGGGCGCTCGGGTCTCATCACCCGCTTCCTGCGCAACTCCATCGGCATCGAGATCCCGACGATCTACGGCTTCAACGGGGTCGTCCTCGTCCTCACGCTGCAGCTGTACCCGTTGGTGTTCCTCTACGTCAGCGGGGCGCTGCGCAACGTGGACCGGTCATTGCTCGAGGCCTCGCAGAGCCTTGGCACCAGCAACCTGAAGCGCTTCTTTCGCATCGTGTTGCCGCTATGCATGACCTCGATCCTCGCGTCCGCCCTGCTCGTCTTCATGCGCGCGATGGCGGACTTCGGTACCCCCCTCGTCATCGGCGAGGGCTACCGGACCTTCCCGGTCGAGATCTACAAGCAGTACGTCGGCGAGACCTCGCAGAACTACAGCTTCGCCGCCGCCATCAGCGTGGTGGCCATCGCCATCACCGCCATCGTCTTCCTCCTGCAGAAGCTCGCCGCCAACCGCTTCAGCTTCAAGATGAACGCGATGAACCGCATCGAGCCGAAGCGGGCCAAGCCCCTCGCGTCGGTGCTGATCCACGCCTTCACCTACTTGGTCGTGACGGTGAGCATGCTCCCCCAGGCCTACCTGGCCTACAGCTCCTTCCGCAAGACGAACGTCTTCGGCAACTTCGTGGCCGGCTACTCGTTCGACAGCTACCGCGAGGCGTGGCGCTACGTGAGCAAGGCGTTGCCGACCACGCTGCTCATCGGCGGGCTGAGCCTCGTGGTGGTCGTCCTGATGTCCATCCTCATCGCCTACATGGTCGTCAGGCGCCGCAGCGTCCTCAACAACACCATCGACACGATGTCGATGCTCCCCTACATCATCCCCGGCTCCGTTGTCGGGATCGCCCTCGCGCTCGCCTTCAGCTCCCGCCCGCTGGTCCTGACCGGGACGGTGCTGATCATGGTGGTCGCCATGTGCATCCGCCGGAGCCCGTACACGATCAGGAGCAGCGTCGCGATCCTCCAGCAGATCCCGGTCGCCACGGAGGAGGCGGCCATCAGCCTGGGCGCGTCCAAGCTCAAGACGTTCTTCCGCATAACCACGCCCATGATGGCCAACGGCATCATCGCCGGCGCCATCCTGAGCTGGGTCACCATCCTGACGGAGCTGTCGGCCTCGATCATGCTCTACAGCGCCAAGACGCAGACCCTCACGCTGACCATCTACGTCCTCGTCAGCCGCGGCGTCGACGGCCCCGCCTCGGCGGTCGCGACCATCTTGATGCTGTTCACCGTGCTCTCTCTGGCGCTCTTCATGCTTTTCTCCAAGAACCGCGACCTGGCTTTGTGA
- a CDS encoding ketose-bisphosphate aldolase: protein MGYVSCTEMMEDAKRGGYAVGQFNLNNMESIRAYLLAAQELRSPVILGVSSGTAKYMGGYRTIVGTVKPFIDFLGITVPVALHVDHGSYDEALEAIAAGFKSVMFDGSALPIEENLRQTAHLVDVCREAGVSLECEVGAIGGEEDGVAAMGECADPEECRLLAQLGVQMLAAGIGNIHGKYPADWPGLRFDVLEEVGRVTGGIPLVLHGGSEIPDAMVRRAIDLGVCKVNVNTECQLAFAAAVRRYIEEGRDLKGKGFATRALLADGLEASKRVAMIKMELFGSAGKA from the coding sequence ATGGGATATGTGTCTTGCACAGAGATGATGGAAGATGCCAAGCGCGGCGGCTACGCCGTCGGGCAGTTCAACCTCAACAACATGGAGTCGATACGCGCCTACCTGCTCGCCGCGCAGGAGCTGCGCTCCCCGGTCATCCTCGGGGTGTCGAGCGGGACCGCCAAGTACATGGGCGGTTACCGCACCATCGTCGGCACGGTGAAACCGTTCATCGACTTCCTCGGTATCACCGTGCCCGTCGCCCTGCACGTCGATCACGGCAGCTACGACGAAGCGCTCGAGGCCATCGCGGCCGGCTTCAAGTCGGTCATGTTCGACGGGTCGGCTCTGCCCATCGAGGAGAACCTGCGGCAGACGGCGCACCTCGTCGACGTCTGCCGTGAGGCGGGCGTGTCGCTCGAGTGCGAGGTCGGCGCCATCGGTGGGGAGGAGGACGGCGTCGCCGCGATGGGCGAGTGCGCCGATCCGGAGGAGTGCCGCCTGCTAGCCCAGCTCGGGGTGCAGATGTTGGCGGCCGGCATCGGGAACATCCACGGCAAGTACCCCGCCGACTGGCCCGGGCTGCGCTTCGACGTGCTCGAAGAGGTCGGCCGGGTCACGGGCGGGATCCCGCTCGTGCTCCACGGCGGATCGGAGATCCCGGACGCGATGGTCCGCCGCGCGATCGACCTCGGGGTCTGCAAGGTCAACGTCAACACCGAGTGCCAGCTCGCGTTCGCGGCCGCCGTCCGTCGCTACATCGAGGAAGGCAGGGACCTCAAGGGCAAAGGCTTCGCCACCAGGGCCCTGCTCGCCGACGGCCTCGAGGCGAGCAAGCGGGTCGCCATGATCAAGATGGAGCTCTTCGGCAGCGCCGGCAAAGCTTAG
- a CDS encoding MurR/RpiR family transcriptional regulator, which yields MELAGFHGSEALRLRVLQKYDGLSRAERSVADVALARGASLIDCTIADLARESGVSEPTVVRFCNSIGFRGIKELKRAAVSVPTRAGPAGERVELDEVDSEEKLISFVLDRMQDALRETFETFDRERLAAALDLLEDARFLRVVGTGGSAIAARHAQHYFRRLGIPCATFSVYEPEEVAMERYDQGDVVLAFSMSGNTPLVVDIVADAKRKGASVICVTSWGENRLRELADVSLQTPFCGEGAIYGHRALERTAQLAAVNLLYAGLALRRS from the coding sequence GTGGAACTGGCTGGCTTCCATGGCTCGGAGGCGTTGCGACTGCGTGTCCTCCAGAAGTACGACGGCCTCAGTCGGGCGGAGCGCAGCGTCGCCGATGTCGCCCTCGCGCGCGGCGCGAGCCTCATCGACTGCACCATCGCCGACCTGGCGAGGGAGAGCGGCGTGAGTGAGCCAACCGTCGTCCGCTTCTGCAACAGCATCGGCTTCCGCGGCATAAAGGAGTTGAAACGCGCGGCCGTCAGCGTCCCGACGCGAGCCGGTCCCGCGGGCGAGCGCGTCGAGCTGGACGAGGTCGACTCCGAGGAGAAGCTGATCTCGTTCGTCCTCGACCGCATGCAGGACGCCTTGCGGGAGACGTTCGAGACCTTCGACAGGGAGCGGTTGGCCGCCGCCCTCGACCTCCTGGAGGACGCCCGGTTCTTGCGGGTGGTGGGAACGGGGGGCTCGGCCATCGCCGCGCGGCACGCCCAGCACTACTTCAGGAGGCTCGGGATCCCGTGCGCCACCTTCTCCGTCTACGAGCCGGAGGAGGTCGCCATGGAGCGCTACGACCAAGGCGACGTCGTCCTCGCTTTCTCCATGTCCGGCAACACGCCCCTGGTCGTCGACATCGTCGCCGATGCCAAGCGCAAGGGCGCGAGCGTCATCTGCGTCACCTCATGGGGCGAGAACCGCCTGCGCGAGCTCGCCGACGTCTCGCTGCAGACGCCGTTCTGCGGCGAGGGCGCCATCTACGGTCACCGCGCGCTGGAGCGCACGGCGCAGCTGGCGGCCGTCAACCTGCTGTACGCGGGTCTGGCTTTGCGACGCAGCTAG
- a CDS encoding right-handed parallel beta-helix repeat-containing protein, with amino-acid sequence MRRLASLLTALLLAALLVVACGGPSAPPGPLFVNPTSGSDAAKGTTTEPLKTLGRAFELVKEGGEVYLQAGTYRDEAWPLAVPKGVTLGSVTAGDAVLVSAVAGTKTALTFASGGAVKDLRIQDFEVGITASSGEVRLVGVTFVGIKVQAVSAAGDSEVTVQSCVFQNLASAGAVRAIEDATVTLTGGSVSGGNIGLFASETARLSASNLTVANANYSLYVPGGEPEVTLSDMTVTDTVRSAVYVRDSTAKVTLDNVTIDGAGEMGVSAQDFLGELWLNGGKVTGASSGLPAVQMVGDDDLEEGGTLYIQGTRIVDNLGFGLQVSGFGRVEVRGATISGNAAEGVSFFEPASLLLRGTTIQLNGGRGVYLRGFGTVTSMVSMADLGNSLDPGLNTIRANGLAGLYAFDSSIGAVRAAGNTWNANVQGASAAGQMTAETVLTGPVDGTNFHSNNAVQFWF; translated from the coding sequence ATGCGTAGACTCGCTTCACTACTGACTGCGCTGCTGCTGGCAGCGCTGCTCGTGGTCGCATGCGGCGGCCCGTCCGCCCCGCCCGGCCCGCTGTTCGTCAACCCGACGTCCGGCTCGGACGCGGCCAAGGGCACGACCACCGAGCCACTCAAGACCCTAGGCCGTGCCTTCGAGCTCGTTAAGGAGGGCGGCGAGGTCTACCTGCAGGCCGGCACGTACCGAGACGAGGCGTGGCCGCTCGCGGTTCCGAAGGGCGTCACCCTCGGGTCGGTGACCGCCGGGGACGCCGTGCTCGTGAGCGCCGTGGCGGGCACGAAGACGGCCCTGACGTTCGCCTCCGGCGGGGCCGTGAAGGACCTGCGCATCCAGGACTTCGAGGTGGGCATCACCGCCAGCAGCGGGGAAGTGAGGCTGGTGGGTGTGACGTTCGTCGGGATCAAGGTCCAGGCGGTCTCGGCGGCCGGCGACAGCGAGGTCACCGTGCAGTCGTGCGTCTTCCAGAACCTGGCCTCGGCCGGCGCCGTCAGGGCGATCGAGGACGCCACCGTGACGCTGACCGGCGGCAGCGTGAGCGGAGGCAACATCGGCCTCTTCGCGTCGGAGACCGCGCGGCTCAGCGCCTCCAACCTGACCGTCGCGAACGCCAACTACTCCCTTTACGTCCCCGGCGGCGAACCGGAGGTGACGTTGTCGGACATGACCGTCACCGATACCGTTCGCAGCGCGGTCTACGTGCGTGACTCCACTGCCAAGGTGACCCTCGACAACGTCACCATCGACGGCGCCGGAGAGATGGGGGTGAGCGCCCAGGACTTCCTCGGCGAGCTGTGGCTGAACGGCGGCAAGGTCACGGGGGCGAGCTCCGGCCTACCGGCCGTGCAGATGGTCGGCGACGACGACCTCGAGGAGGGCGGAACCCTCTACATCCAGGGGACACGGATAGTCGACAACCTTGGCTTCGGGCTGCAGGTCAGCGGCTTCGGCAGGGTGGAGGTCCGGGGCGCCACCATCAGCGGCAACGCCGCGGAAGGCGTGTCCTTCTTCGAGCCTGCCTCGCTCCTGCTCAGGGGCACCACCATCCAGCTGAACGGCGGTCGCGGCGTCTACCTGCGGGGTTTCGGCACGGTGACGTCGATGGTGTCGATGGCCGACCTCGGCAACAGCCTCGACCCCGGGCTCAACACGATCCGGGCGAACGGTCTGGCGGGCCTGTACGCCTTCGACTCCTCCATCGGCGCCGTCAGGGCCGCCGGCAACACCTGGAACGCGAACGTACAAGGCGCGTCGGCTGCCGGTCAGATGACTGCGGAGACCGTGCTGACCGGGCCGGTCGACGGCACCAACTTCCACAGCAACAACGCCGTCCAGTTCTGGTTCTGA
- a CDS encoding dipeptidase, whose protein sequence is MSSSTVATTPDGVHANSIVIDGLFCKLYSPIPPQGGIDDLMFDHILASGVTAFCNSIVADAYPQSMQEAMMNLYHEHGIAEAFPEKSLVVRSVDDIHEAKRSGRVGIVMSTQGLACIGEDTRNLWVLSNLGIKIAQITYNERNAIGCGCMEPNDTGLTRVGQKVVEEMNRLGMVVDLSHVGQRTALEAAKHSKAPVIVSHAGVKKLNPHKRNVTDELIDTVAATGGVIGLCPHSIMVEKERRQWPTVDDYIDHIQYVVERVGIDHAAIGTDNFQYDTHYVRVSRANFERTFPGFFGGYPEDQKHAKGFSKWSDWPNLTASLLRRGFSVEDTQKVLGGNFMRVFGAVWR, encoded by the coding sequence ATGAGTAGCAGCACGGTCGCAACCACGCCAGACGGCGTACACGCCAACTCCATCGTCATCGACGGCCTGTTCTGCAAGCTGTACTCGCCGATCCCGCCGCAAGGCGGTATCGACGACCTGATGTTCGACCACATCCTCGCGAGCGGCGTCACGGCGTTCTGCAACTCCATCGTGGCCGATGCCTACCCGCAGTCGATGCAAGAAGCGATGATGAACCTGTACCACGAGCACGGCATCGCGGAGGCTTTCCCCGAGAAGTCGCTGGTCGTCAGGAGCGTCGACGACATCCACGAGGCCAAGCGCAGCGGCCGGGTCGGCATCGTCATGTCCACCCAGGGGCTCGCGTGCATCGGCGAGGACACGCGCAACCTCTGGGTGCTGAGCAACCTCGGCATCAAGATCGCGCAGATCACGTACAACGAGCGCAACGCCATCGGCTGCGGCTGCATGGAGCCGAACGACACGGGCCTCACGCGCGTCGGCCAGAAGGTCGTCGAGGAGATGAACCGCCTCGGCATGGTCGTCGACCTGTCGCACGTCGGCCAGCGCACGGCCCTGGAGGCCGCCAAGCACTCCAAGGCCCCCGTGATCGTCTCGCACGCTGGGGTCAAGAAGCTCAATCCGCACAAGCGCAACGTGACGGACGAGCTGATCGACACGGTCGCCGCCACGGGCGGCGTCATCGGCCTATGCCCGCACTCCATCATGGTCGAGAAGGAGCGCAGGCAGTGGCCCACCGTCGACGACTACATCGACCACATCCAGTACGTCGTGGAGCGCGTCGGGATCGACCACGCCGCGATCGGGACGGACAACTTCCAGTACGACACCCACTACGTGCGCGTCAGCCGCGCCAACTTCGAGCGGACGTTCCCGGGCTTCTTCGGCGGCTACCCGGAGGACCAGAAGCACGCCAAGGGGTTCTCGAAGTGGTCGGATTGGCCGAACCTCACGGCCTCGCTCCTGCGCCGCGGGTTCAGCGTCGAGGACACGCAGAAGGTGCTGGGCGGCAACTTCATGCGCGTGTTCGGCGCGGTCTGGCGGTAA
- a CDS encoding FadR family transcriptional regulator, with product MSVFTRVDRSSVSDTVIDQIMALISTGALKSGDRLPTEHGLSEQLGVGRSSVREALKALEMLGLVTRRKEGSFVSAEMSMPALTKALYVDMLARELEIRHVYQVRRLLETELGELAVTNLEDDDLAELEALCLSMESTPDTDIQRHVKLDRQFHRTLSELAGNPVMTRLWEVTFEVLLEVRQRIPFTPQNIRHSDARHRVLLDALRERDPAKVRQTIAETLENGEARLVERLAQLEAENDGAA from the coding sequence ATGTCCGTTTTCACTCGAGTAGACAGGTCGAGCGTCTCAGACACCGTGATCGACCAGATCATGGCCCTGATCAGCACCGGCGCGCTCAAGTCTGGCGACCGCCTACCGACCGAGCACGGCCTGAGCGAGCAACTTGGGGTCGGGCGCTCCTCGGTCCGCGAGGCGCTCAAGGCCCTGGAGATGCTCGGGCTCGTCACGCGCCGCAAGGAAGGCTCGTTCGTGAGCGCCGAGATGAGCATGCCGGCTTTGACCAAGGCGCTCTACGTCGACATGTTGGCGCGCGAGCTGGAGATCCGGCACGTCTACCAGGTCAGGCGCCTCCTCGAGACCGAGCTGGGCGAGCTCGCCGTGACGAACCTGGAAGACGACGACCTCGCGGAGCTGGAGGCCTTGTGCCTCAGCATGGAGAGCACTCCGGACACCGACATTCAGCGGCACGTGAAGCTCGACCGGCAGTTCCATCGCACCTTGAGCGAGCTCGCCGGCAACCCCGTCATGACGCGTCTGTGGGAGGTGACGTTCGAGGTGCTGCTCGAGGTCAGGCAGCGCATCCCGTTCACTCCGCAGAACATCAGACATAGTGACGCCCGCCACCGGGTCCTCCTCGACGCGCTGCGCGAGCGCGACCCTGCCAAGGTGCGGCAGACGATCGCCGAGACCCTGGAGAACGGCGAGGCCCGACTCGTCGAGCGCCTGGCGCAGCTCGAGGCCGAGAACGACGGGGCGGCATGA
- a CDS encoding dipeptidase — translation MQEAFDLGLDREQEQRATALHAQALIVDGLGGSMLMRPAPDVDGADRIDQYRRSGVGVSNETIAMPGEDARTTIRRVYDYLCLDEVARGRVRRAQNVADVWSADADGVLSLVYGLQAADPFEGDTYLVRIFQELGVRVANLVYNQRNRLGDGCMERVDQGLTAFGRSVVLEMNRVGMTVDLSHTGERTSLDAAGCSRAPVVFSHSCAKALTDHPRNLTDEQIRAAAGTGGLVGLCPHSQFCEKERGLRPTLNDFLDHIVYVAELVGVEHVGIGTDLFGGKTLGESVFRFQFGSLVPGAWGGYGIDEKYVAGFDTVFEWPNVTRGLVARGFSDQEVIAILGGNWLRVFEQTWSGR, via the coding sequence GTGCAGGAAGCGTTCGATCTCGGACTCGACAGAGAGCAGGAACAGCGCGCCACCGCGCTCCACGCACAGGCGCTCATCGTGGACGGCCTCGGGGGCTCAATGCTCATGCGCCCGGCTCCGGACGTCGACGGCGCCGACAGGATCGACCAGTACCGCAGGAGCGGCGTCGGTGTCAGCAACGAGACCATCGCCATGCCGGGAGAGGACGCGCGGACGACGATCCGGCGCGTCTACGACTACCTGTGTCTCGACGAGGTCGCCAGGGGCAGGGTGCGCCGCGCGCAGAACGTGGCCGACGTATGGAGCGCCGACGCGGACGGAGTGCTTAGCCTCGTCTACGGACTGCAGGCTGCCGACCCCTTCGAAGGCGACACCTACCTCGTGAGGATCTTCCAAGAGCTGGGAGTGCGGGTAGCCAACCTCGTGTACAACCAGCGCAACCGTTTGGGCGACGGCTGCATGGAACGCGTCGACCAGGGGCTCACGGCGTTCGGGCGCAGCGTGGTCCTCGAGATGAACCGCGTCGGCATGACGGTCGATCTCTCCCACACGGGCGAACGGACGTCTCTCGACGCGGCGGGTTGCTCGCGCGCGCCCGTCGTGTTCTCCCACTCCTGCGCCAAGGCCCTCACCGACCACCCCCGCAACCTGACGGACGAGCAGATCCGGGCCGCTGCGGGGACGGGCGGGCTGGTCGGCCTGTGCCCGCACTCGCAGTTCTGCGAGAAGGAGCGCGGCCTGCGCCCCACCCTGAACGACTTCCTCGACCACATCGTCTACGTGGCCGAGCTCGTGGGGGTCGAGCACGTCGGCATCGGCACCGACCTGTTCGGCGGCAAGACCCTCGGCGAGTCCGTCTTCCGCTTCCAGTTCGGGAGCCTGGTGCCGGGCGCCTGGGGCGGGTACGGCATCGACGAGAAGTACGTCGCCGGCTTCGACACGGTGTTCGAATGGCCGAACGTCACGCGCGGCCTCGTGGCGCGCGGGTTCAGCGACCAGGAGGTCATCGCCATCCTGGGCGGCAACTGGCTGCGGGTCTTCGAGCAGACCTGGAGCGGCAGATGA
- a CDS encoding succinylglutamate desuccinylase/aspartoacylase family protein produces the protein MSAFRHLGLEVAPGARGATRLPVADVAGGYSLSVPLHVLNGAHPGPTLMVVGVVHGEEIFAIDAIRTALASIDLARLHGTVIAVPVANPPALAANTRNSPLDMLDLNRQFPGSEEGWLSQRIAAAIAPLVDRSDCLLHIDGGAIERVIHYTFVKSDGSGNGVTEHLSRAFGLKLLYRGSHSEGSITSYAASRGIPAVLAEIGGSTLYTDPRYLQRASTGVLNVMRALHMLDGAIVRPAEQQVLLTRRTLVRVPVGGIFHPTVGLEVIDGEVAGGTVLGTVMNPYSLEQVGEIRAPYARSALLQMRVLPSAVQPGDYAFIIADLDSAEPA, from the coding sequence ATGAGCGCCTTCCGTCACCTGGGGCTCGAGGTAGCGCCCGGCGCGCGCGGCGCGACCCGCCTGCCGGTGGCCGACGTGGCGGGCGGCTACTCCCTCAGCGTGCCGCTCCACGTGCTCAACGGCGCGCACCCGGGGCCGACGTTGATGGTCGTCGGGGTCGTCCACGGCGAGGAGATCTTCGCGATCGACGCCATCCGCACGGCGCTGGCGAGTATCGACCTCGCGCGGTTGCACGGGACGGTCATAGCGGTTCCGGTAGCGAACCCTCCCGCGCTGGCGGCCAACACCCGTAACAGCCCGCTCGACATGCTCGACCTAAACCGCCAGTTCCCCGGCAGCGAGGAAGGGTGGCTGAGCCAGCGCATCGCCGCCGCCATCGCCCCGCTCGTCGACCGCAGCGACTGCCTCCTTCACATCGACGGCGGCGCCATCGAGCGCGTCATCCACTACACCTTCGTGAAGTCGGACGGTTCCGGGAACGGCGTAACGGAGCACCTCTCGCGGGCTTTCGGGCTCAAGCTCCTCTACCGCGGCTCGCATTCGGAGGGCTCCATCACGAGCTACGCGGCGTCGCGCGGGATCCCGGCGGTCCTGGCCGAGATCGGCGGCAGCACGCTGTATACCGACCCGCGCTACTTGCAGCGCGCCTCGACCGGGGTGCTCAACGTCATGCGCGCGCTCCATATGCTCGACGGCGCCATCGTCCGGCCCGCAGAGCAGCAGGTGCTGCTCACTAGGCGCACCCTCGTGCGCGTCCCGGTCGGCGGGATCTTCCACCCCACCGTCGGACTCGAGGTCATCGACGGCGAGGTGGCGGGCGGCACCGTGCTCGGCACGGTCATGAACCCTTACTCGCTCGAGCAGGTCGGGGAGATACGCGCGCCTTACGCGCGCTCCGCGCTGCTCCAGATGCGCGTCCTGCCGTCTGCCGTCCAGCCGGGTGACTACGCCTTCATCATCGCCGACCTCGATTCGGCGGAGCCGGCATGA